The proteins below are encoded in one region of Buttiauxella gaviniae:
- the flhB gene encoding flagellar biosynthesis protein FlhB: MSEESDDDKTEAPTPHRLEKAREDGQIPRSRELTSLLMLLVGISIIWLGGEPLARQLAAMLSAGLHFDHSIINDPNLIVSQISLLIKQAVWALLPLILGLVVVAIAAPMLLGGLLFSGKSMQFKFSKLNPIAGLGRMFSAQAGAELLKALLKAVLVGSVTVWYLLHNWPEMMRLISEPPLAALGHALNMVAVCGLLIVLGLTPMVGFDVFFQILSNLKKLRMSRQDIRDEFKQQEGDPHVKNRIRQQQRAVARRRMMADVPKADVIVTNPTHYSVALQYDENKMSAPKVLAKGAGLVALRIREIGNEHRIPMLEAPPLARALYRHAEIGQQIPGQLYSAVAEVLAWVWQLRRWRVAGGLIPKKPENLPVPEALDFANEKDSDG; encoded by the coding sequence GTGTCAGAAGAGAGCGACGACGACAAAACAGAAGCCCCCACACCCCATCGGCTTGAAAAGGCGCGTGAAGATGGGCAGATCCCCCGTTCCCGCGAATTAACCTCGCTGCTGATGTTGTTGGTCGGGATAAGCATTATTTGGCTGGGCGGCGAACCGTTGGCTCGACAGTTAGCGGCTATGCTCTCTGCCGGTTTGCACTTCGATCACAGCATCATCAACGACCCAAATCTTATCGTCAGCCAAATCAGTTTGCTAATAAAGCAGGCCGTCTGGGCGCTGTTGCCGCTGATTTTAGGGCTGGTGGTTGTGGCGATTGCCGCCCCCATGCTGCTTGGTGGCCTGTTGTTTAGCGGCAAATCGATGCAGTTTAAGTTCAGCAAATTGAACCCCATTGCCGGATTAGGGCGCATGTTTTCCGCGCAGGCGGGTGCGGAATTGCTGAAAGCGCTTTTGAAAGCCGTTTTGGTGGGCAGCGTAACGGTCTGGTATCTGCTGCATAACTGGCCGGAGATGATGCGGCTTATCAGCGAACCACCTCTTGCAGCACTCGGGCATGCGCTCAATATGGTGGCGGTGTGCGGCTTGCTGATTGTGTTGGGGTTAACGCCGATGGTCGGCTTTGACGTCTTTTTCCAGATTCTCAGCAACCTTAAAAAACTGCGCATGAGTCGCCAGGATATCCGCGACGAATTTAAGCAACAAGAAGGCGACCCCCACGTAAAAAACCGCATACGTCAACAGCAGCGGGCGGTAGCTCGCCGCCGCATGATGGCTGATGTGCCGAAAGCGGATGTGATTGTCACGAACCCGACGCACTACTCGGTCGCCCTGCAGTACGACGAAAACAAAATGAGTGCGCCAAAGGTGCTTGCGAAAGGCGCGGGGCTTGTGGCGCTACGCATTCGTGAGATTGGCAACGAGCACCGCATTCCGATGCTGGAAGCCCCGCCGCTGGCGCGTGCGTTATACCGCCACGCCGAAATTGGGCAGCAAATTCCCGGGCAATTATATTCCGCCGTGGCTGAAGTCCTGGCATGGGTATGGCAACTGCGTCGCTGGCGCGTGGCGGGCGGTTTAATCCCGAAAAAACCTGAAAATCTACCGGTGCCTGAAGCACTGGACTTTGCAAACGAGAAGGACTCCGATGGCTAA
- a CDS encoding fimbrial protein — protein MRFRYKFLSGALIALISYNALAAEMNAGKIHFTGEIIEPSCVIDGTDGTDSTVPLGTFPTSLFNDAGVGKESTLVPVDITLKDCPLKSDGLAAIQLTFNGTTTATASSTLLDVSKITTDGTIAATGVGIAMSPIGDSTTFIKFDGSDSQVYVQLPTTAGDTITASFNARYKSFTSTVTPGPADADLTVNILYR, from the coding sequence ATGAGATTTCGTTACAAATTTCTATCAGGCGCTCTTATTGCCCTGATCAGTTATAATGCATTGGCTGCAGAAATGAATGCGGGAAAAATTCATTTTACTGGTGAAATTATTGAGCCAAGTTGCGTAATAGATGGTACTGACGGCACAGACTCTACCGTGCCACTAGGCACTTTTCCTACTTCGCTATTCAACGATGCAGGAGTGGGTAAAGAGTCCACTCTCGTGCCTGTAGATATCACCCTGAAGGACTGCCCATTAAAAAGTGATGGACTTGCTGCTATTCAGTTAACCTTTAACGGTACAACTACGGCAACGGCTAGCTCGACCTTATTGGATGTGAGTAAAATCACTACCGATGGAACAATTGCTGCAACGGGTGTTGGTATTGCCATGAGCCCAATCGGTGATAGCACGACTTTTATCAAATTTGATGGATCTGATAGTCAAGTTTATGTTCAGTTACCAACGACAGCCGGCGATACCATTACCGCATCATTTAACGCGCGCTATAAATCTTTTACCTCAACCGTAACCCCAGGCCCGGCAGATGCTGACTTAACGGTTAATATCCTTTACCGCTAA
- a CDS encoding fimbrial biogenesis chaperone, with protein MRILLLFICFMTCTFTMFTHATGVQVGRTRIIYDANTREVALPLTNKDKELPWLIQSWIDTGDEKTRGPFIITPPLFRLDPQKEQNLRITWSGQALPTDRESLFYMNIRTIPAMAKDDDNKNVLRLIYKTRLKLFWRPKGLHNNPVDTCKSLRFSRRASQLVITNDGDYYSVFDNLKLGSTSIKDAEIVAPKATAQFTVPKTASGKEVTWRCITDYGNPTNEFNSILTQE; from the coding sequence ATGCGTATTCTTCTGCTATTTATCTGTTTTATGACTTGCACTTTCACCATGTTCACCCATGCCACAGGAGTTCAGGTGGGAAGAACGCGTATTATTTATGATGCAAATACAAGAGAGGTAGCATTACCACTGACAAATAAAGATAAAGAATTACCTTGGCTTATCCAATCATGGATAGATACTGGCGATGAAAAAACTCGCGGGCCATTTATTATTACACCACCACTGTTTAGACTTGATCCGCAAAAGGAACAAAACCTTCGTATTACCTGGTCTGGGCAGGCATTGCCAACCGATCGAGAGTCTTTATTTTATATGAACATTCGCACAATACCTGCGATGGCAAAAGACGATGATAACAAAAATGTTCTGCGACTTATTTACAAAACCCGGTTGAAATTATTCTGGCGACCGAAAGGATTACACAACAATCCCGTTGATACCTGTAAAAGCCTGCGCTTTAGCCGACGTGCTAGTCAGTTGGTTATTACAAACGACGGCGACTATTACAGCGTTTTCGATAACCTGAAACTCGGAAGCACATCAATAAAAGATGCCGAGATCGTCGCGCCGAAAGCAACTGCACAATTTACGGTACCCAAGACCGCGAGCGGCAAAGAGGTGACCTGGCGTTGCATTACTGATTACGGGAATCCAACGAATGAATTTAATTCCATTTTAACCCAGGAATAG
- the flhA gene encoding flagellar biosynthesis protein FlhA, protein MANLLAQLRLPSSMKSGQWQILAGPVLILLILSMMVLPLPAFVLDLLFTFNIALSIMVLLVAMFTQRTLEFAAFPTILLFTTLLRLALNVASTRIILMEGHTGGAAAGKVVEAFGHFLVGGNFAIGIVVFIILVIINFMVITKGAGRIAEVGARFVLDGMPGKQMAIDADLNAGLIGEDEAKKRRSEVTQEADFYGSMDGASKFVRGDAVAGLMIMAINVIGGLLVGVLQHDMAVGAAAETYTLLTIGDGLVAQIPALVISTAAGVIVTRVATDQDVGEQMVTQLFNNPRVMLLSAGVLGLLGMVPGMPNFVFLLFTAALLALAWWMRGRQMESPAAPAAPVKPQENPQAVEATWNDVQLEDSLGMEVGYRLIPMVDFQQDGELLGRIRSIRKKFAQDMGFLPPVVHIRDNMDLPPARYRILMKGVEIGSGDAYPGRWLAINPGTAAGTLPGETTTDPAFGLAATWIESALKEQAQIQGFTVVEASTVVATHLNHLIGQFAPELFGRQEAQQLLDRVSQEMPKLTEDLVPGVVTLTTLHKVLQNLLAEKVPIRDMRTILETLAEHAPVQNDPHELTAVVRVALGRAITQQWFPGNGEVQVIGLDAALERLLLQALQGGGGLEPGLADRLLEQAQEALKRQEMLGAPPVLLVNHALRPLLARFLRRSLPQLMVLSSLELSENRNIRMTATIGAK, encoded by the coding sequence ATGGCTAACCTCCTGGCGCAGTTGCGCCTGCCGAGCTCGATGAAATCCGGACAATGGCAGATTCTAGCCGGGCCGGTACTTATCTTGCTTATTTTGTCGATGATGGTGCTACCGCTGCCGGCGTTTGTACTGGATTTACTCTTCACCTTTAACATTGCGCTGTCGATTATGGTGCTGCTGGTGGCGATGTTCACCCAGCGCACGCTGGAGTTCGCAGCCTTCCCGACCATTTTGCTGTTTACCACGTTATTGCGTCTGGCGCTGAACGTGGCTTCAACCCGTATCATTTTGATGGAAGGCCATACCGGCGGCGCGGCGGCGGGTAAAGTAGTTGAGGCTTTCGGTCACTTTCTGGTTGGCGGCAACTTTGCGATCGGTATCGTGGTGTTCATCATCCTCGTTATCATCAACTTTATGGTTATCACCAAAGGTGCCGGGCGTATTGCCGAAGTGGGCGCGCGCTTTGTGTTGGACGGGATGCCGGGCAAACAGATGGCGATTGACGCCGATCTCAACGCTGGGTTGATTGGCGAAGACGAAGCGAAAAAACGCCGTTCGGAAGTAACCCAGGAAGCAGATTTTTACGGCTCGATGGACGGTGCCAGTAAATTCGTGCGCGGCGATGCGGTTGCCGGTCTGATGATCATGGCCATCAACGTAATTGGCGGCCTGTTAGTGGGCGTGTTGCAACATGATATGGCGGTGGGTGCGGCGGCGGAAACGTACACGTTGCTGACAATTGGTGACGGCCTAGTGGCGCAGATCCCGGCGCTCGTTATCTCGACGGCGGCGGGGGTTATCGTGACCCGCGTGGCGACCGACCAGGACGTCGGCGAACAGATGGTCACCCAACTGTTTAACAATCCGCGCGTTATGCTCCTTAGCGCCGGTGTGCTTGGTTTGCTCGGGATGGTGCCGGGCATGCCGAACTTTGTTTTCCTGCTGTTTACCGCAGCGTTGCTTGCGCTGGCATGGTGGATGCGTGGCCGTCAGATGGAATCCCCTGCGGCGCCAGCAGCACCTGTGAAACCGCAGGAAAATCCGCAGGCCGTGGAAGCGACGTGGAATGATGTGCAGCTTGAAGATTCGCTCGGTATGGAAGTGGGTTATCGCCTGATTCCGATGGTGGACTTCCAGCAAGACGGTGAACTGTTAGGGCGCATTCGCAGCATCCGTAAAAAATTTGCGCAGGATATGGGGTTCTTACCGCCGGTGGTGCATATTCGCGACAATATGGATTTGCCACCTGCACGTTACCGCATTCTGATGAAAGGCGTGGAAATTGGCAGTGGCGATGCCTATCCCGGGCGCTGGCTGGCCATTAACCCAGGCACGGCGGCGGGTACGCTGCCCGGCGAAACGACCACCGATCCGGCGTTTGGTTTAGCTGCCACCTGGATTGAAAGCGCGCTCAAAGAACAGGCGCAAATTCAGGGCTTCACCGTGGTCGAAGCCAGTACCGTGGTGGCGACCCATCTGAACCATCTGATTGGGCAGTTCGCACCGGAACTGTTTGGCCGCCAGGAAGCGCAACAGCTTCTCGATCGTGTTTCTCAGGAAATGCCGAAGCTGACCGAAGATCTTGTGCCGGGCGTGGTGACCTTAACTACGCTGCATAAAGTGCTGCAAAACCTGCTGGCCGAAAAAGTGCCGATTCGCGATATGCGTACCATTCTGGAAACGCTGGCGGAGCATGCGCCAGTTCAAAACGATCCTCATGAATTAACGGCGGTGGTGCGTGTGGCGCTGGGGCGTGCCATAACGCAGCAATGGTTCCCTGGTAATGGCGAAGTGCAGGTGATTGGCCTGGATGCTGCGCTGGAGCGCTTGTTGTTGCAGGCCCTGCAGGGCGGAGGAGGTTTAGAACCCGGCCTTGCAGACCGTTTGCTTGAGCAGGCGCAGGAAGCATTGAAACGCCAGGAAATGCTCGGAGCGCCGCCGGTGCTGCTGGTCAACCATGCTTTGCGTCCGCTGCTTGCGCGCTTCTTACGCCGCAGCCTGCCGCAATTAATGGTGCTCTCAAGCCTTGAGCTTTCAGAAAATCGTAACATTCGCATGACTGCGACGATTGGAGCGAAATAA
- the flhE gene encoding flagellar protein FlhE translates to MSRLLLLILLPFIAQANGEGAWQASGMGATLSHRGVAASSRALAPSQPVSGVMTLVAWRYELIGPTPAGLNVRLCSVTRCVEIEGQNGTTRGFTNVAASEPLRFVWQVPGGGKLFPVLKVRSNQVIVNYR, encoded by the coding sequence ATGAGCCGCTTGTTATTGTTGATTCTTTTGCCTTTTATCGCTCAGGCAAATGGCGAGGGGGCATGGCAGGCAAGTGGGATGGGGGCGACGCTCAGCCATCGCGGCGTGGCCGCATCGTCCCGCGCGCTGGCACCTTCGCAGCCGGTTAGCGGCGTTATGACGCTGGTTGCCTGGCGTTACGAATTGATCGGTCCAACGCCCGCTGGATTAAACGTAAGATTGTGCTCGGTTACGCGCTGCGTAGAAATAGAAGGGCAGAACGGAACGACGCGTGGATTTACGAATGTTGCGGCCAGCGAGCCGTTGCGTTTTGTCTGGCAAGTACCAGGCGGGGGTAAGCTTTTCCCCGTACTTAAAGTAAGAAGTAATCAAGTGATTGTGAACTATCGCTAA
- a CDS encoding fimbria/pilus outer membrane usher protein, whose protein sequence is MAANKLHLCSPRFLRRINPILKALSGLLLVTASNVNAREYYFAPSTLEGDGLSNQDINLSLFSKENGQLPGTYLTKININKRLTKDESIVYVNDKNGLLIPQLTPQLLRQWGIRVDSYPELANLPTTEPIPKTIGNYIPFASATLDFNAMTLRISMPQAAVEMHHNDNIEPSRWNDGVPVFFADYAFSGSQREESDHTNNANQYLNLRSGINLGGWRLRNYSTWSQTDDISSWQTINTWIQHDIHRLKAQFIAGENSTRGEVFDSLRYRGVNIASDDEMLPYNQRGFAPVIRGTASSNAEVTVRQNGYIIYQANVAPGAFEITDLYSTTNSADLDITIKEADGSEHHYTQPYSSVAVMQRPGNIRYEMTLARYRANGNHAANEPLFAQGTAIYGLNNNLTVFGGITASQDYQALNSGTGVVLGDFGSISTDLTWARAQLDSGEQHDGQSWRLMYTKNIETTDTNFTLASYRYSTSGYYNFADANENYDANDSDWSYRYNKRSRIQLNLSQTILDSNLYLSGYQQDYWQTDHKERSITSGINRTIGGISVSVAYTYSKISDEPSDQMVSLGFSIPLSQWLPKSWASYNLSTSKHGDTNHSVGLNGTLLDDNRLSYSLRQSRTNHDGEDNSSVYGSYRSQYANLSTGYYYASDNSRQLTYGLSGAVVAHPAGVTLSQPLGDQFAIVSANGASGVRFANQRGVQTDIFGNAIIPSLTPYQENIIRIDTTSLPDDVDTDETSMTLVPSRSAAVSTQFRAHVGYRALISLTRPDGRIIPFGAVANVDGLSLNGIVDDHGVLYLAGVSENIPLTVKWGDSAQQQCHADIVLSPSPETLPGGIRQVDAICKPETKHAK, encoded by the coding sequence ATGGCGGCTAATAAATTGCACCTGTGCTCGCCTCGTTTCTTGAGGCGGATAAATCCCATATTGAAAGCCTTGAGCGGTCTGCTTCTCGTGACCGCCAGCAACGTCAACGCCCGGGAATATTATTTTGCACCTTCAACACTTGAAGGCGATGGCCTGTCAAATCAGGATATCAATCTGTCCTTATTTTCAAAGGAAAATGGGCAATTACCAGGTACGTATCTCACGAAAATTAATATTAATAAACGATTGACTAAAGATGAATCAATTGTCTACGTCAATGACAAAAACGGATTATTAATACCACAGTTGACACCTCAGCTCTTACGCCAATGGGGCATTCGTGTCGATTCCTATCCGGAACTGGCGAACCTTCCTACAACCGAGCCAATACCCAAAACCATTGGCAACTACATTCCTTTTGCATCAGCGACCTTAGACTTTAATGCCATGACATTGCGTATAAGCATGCCGCAAGCGGCAGTTGAGATGCACCACAATGACAACATTGAACCTTCCCGCTGGAATGATGGAGTGCCGGTTTTTTTTGCCGATTACGCCTTCTCAGGTTCACAGCGTGAAGAATCAGATCATACCAATAATGCCAATCAGTATCTCAACCTACGCAGCGGCATCAATTTGGGTGGTTGGCGGCTGCGGAATTATTCAACCTGGAGCCAAACCGATGACATCAGTTCCTGGCAGACAATTAACACTTGGATCCAGCATGATATCCATCGATTAAAAGCACAGTTTATCGCAGGTGAAAACAGTACCCGCGGTGAGGTTTTTGATAGCCTGCGATATCGCGGTGTAAATATCGCGTCGGATGACGAAATGCTGCCCTATAACCAGCGCGGTTTTGCCCCAGTGATTCGCGGCACAGCCAGTTCCAATGCGGAAGTCACTGTTCGCCAAAATGGCTATATCATTTATCAGGCAAACGTTGCCCCCGGAGCGTTTGAAATAACAGATCTTTACTCCACGACCAACAGTGCGGATCTGGACATCACTATCAAAGAAGCGGACGGAAGCGAACATCATTATACGCAACCTTATTCCAGTGTTGCCGTAATGCAGCGTCCGGGAAATATTCGCTACGAAATGACCCTCGCACGCTATCGGGCCAATGGTAATCACGCAGCCAATGAACCGCTTTTCGCGCAAGGAACTGCCATTTATGGCCTTAATAACAACCTTACCGTTTTTGGAGGCATAACAGCCTCCCAAGATTATCAAGCTCTTAATAGCGGTACTGGCGTTGTGCTCGGCGATTTTGGCTCAATATCCACAGATCTGACCTGGGCCCGCGCGCAACTGGATAGCGGTGAGCAGCATGATGGGCAGTCATGGCGGCTGATGTACACTAAGAATATAGAAACAACAGACACAAACTTTACGCTGGCAAGCTATCGATATTCGACAAGTGGTTATTACAATTTTGCCGATGCTAACGAAAACTATGATGCCAATGATAGCGACTGGTCATATCGCTACAACAAGCGCAGCAGAATTCAGCTAAACCTCAGCCAAACCATACTGGACAGCAATTTATATCTCTCCGGCTACCAACAAGATTATTGGCAAACCGACCATAAAGAGCGAAGCATTACATCGGGCATTAATAGGACGATCGGTGGGATCAGCGTCAGCGTTGCCTATACCTACAGCAAAATCAGCGATGAACCAAGCGATCAGATGGTGTCGTTAGGTTTTAGCATCCCCTTATCGCAATGGCTGCCCAAAAGCTGGGCCAGTTACAACCTCAGCACCAGTAAACATGGCGATACCAACCATAGCGTTGGTCTTAACGGTACACTTCTGGATGATAACCGACTTAGCTATTCATTACGGCAAAGCCGCACTAACCACGATGGTGAGGATAACAGTAGCGTTTATGGCAGCTATCGATCGCAGTATGCCAATCTTAGTACAGGTTACTATTATGCCTCTGATAACTCGCGGCAATTGACTTATGGTCTGAGCGGCGCTGTGGTAGCTCATCCCGCAGGTGTGACACTTTCACAACCATTAGGCGACCAGTTTGCCATCGTCAGCGCTAACGGTGCATCAGGTGTTCGTTTTGCCAATCAGCGCGGTGTTCAGACGGATATCTTTGGCAACGCCATTATCCCTTCTCTCACACCTTATCAGGAAAATATCATTCGCATCGATACCACCAGCCTTCCAGATGATGTGGATACCGATGAAACCTCGATGACCCTTGTCCCAAGCCGCAGCGCCGCAGTCAGCACGCAATTTAGGGCGCATGTTGGTTATCGCGCACTCATCTCACTAACTCGCCCGGATGGTCGCATCATCCCATTTGGCGCGGTCGCGAATGTGGATGGCTTGTCTCTCAATGGAATTGTCGACGATCACGGCGTGCTGTATCTCGCGGGAGTTAGCGAAAATATTCCTTTGACGGTTAAGTGGGGGGATTCTGCACAACAGCAATGCCATGCCGATATCGTGCTATCCCCTTCCCCTGAAACCTTACCAGGGGGAATTCGTCAGGTCGACGCGATCTGTAAACCGGAGACAAAACATGCAAAATAA